One window of the Chitinophaga niabensis genome contains the following:
- a CDS encoding RHS repeat-associated core domain-containing protein produces MIKLSVIHKSVITGLLLFFGTLLHVSAATEPYQHTLQGKIKKGDTLIVKDEKFRNEAFNWSLIRNKTVDNVITFGFYRDTAGLPQKSFKCKLDLKVEYWSQPDQIDPITEDHVILEIGYDTAAGAIYQAERAYRFKNGHRVKITVNDITSAELGDELPPVFKLTNMVTIDRRYDRDPNSTSKIQLTVTPTPSENTGNIALRSVINPPVEAGGEVLVNWTVDLPTEEFDLDWTFIDEESVFGEQLSAPGGTANHEMFRNNFTRVTVSAAQEYPITLVHQSKFLLIRIRGVRQAANGLRDEDQEWSDIYVHPLNNPWHQTNKNWQYSASFAEEGKKKEVISYADGALRNRQSVTVANPGASASEGSQKFAVVQETVYDEFGRPAMSILPAPIKSKEIKYYPGLNLNANLQPYNFTNMYGTSPGSPDKPDPLSTTGGGASTYYSANNPFLADDIRFKFVPNANGYPFSVTRYTPDNTGRVSVQGGVGEIFQPGSNGKATLFFYGKPEAWELDRLFGNDVGYAHHYQKKMTVDPNGQVAIAYEDASGKTIATALTGAAPANLMPLGSQPVVAAKTTPLLIPSQFRFDPTKLTLTATANYMVSLPNQSFKVDYVVEQLISRYSSALSGNICSNCYYSLKITVSDDDGNIQTVIAQPAVIGSMLSNCDLEQPKVESFNYTPAKIGTYYIRFELGMSEDVIGTYTDDFIKRNKDLKTEFQFLLEQLNRMDFKNCISDCQTCLGTLGEKANFMTRVREQLLLNQIDVVTYRTQIDAWSDGMYDVLFAYCQNIRLTCSQSPCDEYKTLMLADVSPGGQYALFMADGTALEPTLNVISKYWRSEVFIPSGPADPNYQATLIKKDDGSFTSPYDANFSIVDLIKYWDPAWANLFLQYHPERCALTFCEDNAQYIRWDQRLKQEIQTAAQLTSLQPGLQYLRDQADWLVNADPYFQSGGNGFADAATFRQALLNYSQKYPNQFPTVKSLTQYVDYVLYCADPFGSTNTSSNEDKWVNCTPDVNCRVIDREWELYRDKYLQLKEEFYQNKRNGEGGECANKCIPGKLVSVENICPDPASFSFYQEGATSGGMKTLKVKFEGNMQWAAFKLYLTLPAEYASAGNEKIVNPKTFTWSVPEGLQLNDIVINRAECIPLSAGDLPCNGNAGVINLSSANGKKTGEFSFTDLVGGSTTTYHIVKGYSDDQPILTDYCAGATAVYYNCLQVKIGANPYQFFNVWVVTCTNIAGRSMNMNMPLNSVAAMDSETCGYEYGHFDVTTESAGPDNFRVKIYSRAVPANTDNILLSVVYLVQFQGGSEQEVFTFHMPLEQNTVKYGGTYNNNGTLGQFINITYLSMECEVIPPGGDPCDPLLVNKTPRFTTIAPNASADADLNQLNTQALAGIQSQIDVNCEENAETWLLQMEDCLREKTTLLTYSAKRTALKEGFIAVCKLGGDPDHIYGASTAPPGKSTTVGGYTSFGDVIQQVLNVPAYTMECNPWLIDGPYPYKAKMQGTTTVIGNTNTAICEKLGKLIEDHSINGAGQSFYQFVKNRFGDGVNVTEAELAMLVKGCTNCRYLLEKPVELPVFLDPGAKGCISFQEYNNAKSAFNAALGGALNLSNENYERMLATYMNHQWGFTMGYDQYKAYEDLLAVQPSAGLCNQPAFAGKVNDDPLVCLMGLVNDAAQQAKYMYAKYIEDERRKFRKKYVEVCGNTKARATLIAPQQIYHYTLYYYNQAGQLIRTVPPEGVNPLSDADVAKVQEARSGTIQACGTYAGPGVEANKETVANDLGHVINNGPGALEFWLRNTGFGPMQVLHTSNGTKKYMFNTCLNGNFLNVDVYELVPGGNEVSVILTHHTAVNVQGALPLKEWTHIVMQASNLLTDNLQIYVNGVSCPAAPEAPASSCGFDLAVGSGGVVYPENYTAVRHLRTYTSVLSAVNVGRLYANTCMIADGAENPGNLRYSWAQFNVPPAEPGGGGPTSGIAVNGVYPDHKMTTNYAYNTLGQVVKQKTPDAGISNFWYDYLGRLVLSQNAEQLAPVQEDAIANRYSYTKYERLGRIEEVGEVLNLGALPAAPFLPLWQSDGLINAGTRQQITKTYYDVKPSELSSQPLENLRKRVAASMYLENSSAVPDQMTYYSYDAIGNVKTLWQKINGLDVKRMDYDYDLASGKVNMVRYQLPENNDRFMYEYKYDAENRLVKVNNGFMNGGWAMQSSKTQAAYVYYPHGPLARMELGGENDIQGVDYAYTLQGWLKGMNGNFLNKDDDMGRDGSSLTGGKPFAPDAMAYSLNYFDGDFRAIAAPTAFALEYQRPATYDGKQLFNGNIAGAILALSERGSGAPVGYTYVYDQLNRLKHMRQQNITSTTWVPRANPDDSPFMEDISYDGNGNILKYIRNGSGVGKPLGMDNLTYAYETIAGEKTNRLASVKDDFPVGGGTSEYENDLEGLRSYSYDKIGNLIAETATDKIFWTAYGKISKVLKNNQRFLEYKYDVGGNRVSKAYYRDGPTSNPIITWYVRDAQGNTLATYEKDQSGVITWKEQHLYGSSRLGLWEPQMNIAENKVDEKWMGEGSRVYELTNHLGNVISVLSDKKLGTPTNRTLDVISMQDYYPFGMPMEGRYGLIAGTGPGMKSGYRYGFNGKENDNEVKGEGSQQDYGMRIYDAKVGRFLSVDPITKMYPELTPYQFASNTPIMAIDIDGNEAFVKTNWYDKESKLYRTVFEFDESAAKLQGDLIHEVNNFALPDRRGSISQTSTANFSPLDFLKQDAPYMNLNFNGEYEPIKGNYPVYDSKSSGQSLMAKFVMGTGSENSVVYGGKIIDDLKASESVKSLKLAAFQNFYQDGKLNAGESFSTFYHMEKGKDGVEIWAKAISQILPGPFQEPPDENEALSIRHFMGSYAFNAFVLDDGKTIVYTLSDSKTLESLTDHQFGDNSINRNGGRTPFGTTYQKYIWTEQANMNFIEILKPTSNSNK; encoded by the coding sequence ATGATAAAGTTATCAGTTATTCATAAATCAGTTATAACAGGTCTGTTGCTGTTCTTTGGCACCTTACTGCATGTATCTGCTGCTACAGAGCCTTACCAGCATACCTTGCAGGGTAAGATCAAAAAGGGAGATACACTGATAGTGAAGGATGAAAAATTCCGTAATGAAGCCTTTAACTGGTCGCTGATCAGGAATAAAACAGTAGATAACGTTATCACTTTCGGTTTTTACCGGGATACGGCAGGTTTGCCGCAAAAGTCGTTTAAATGTAAACTAGACCTCAAAGTAGAATACTGGAGCCAGCCCGATCAGATAGACCCGATCACCGAGGACCATGTTATCCTTGAAATTGGATATGATACGGCCGCAGGGGCCATTTACCAGGCGGAGAGAGCATATCGTTTCAAGAACGGACACCGTGTTAAGATCACCGTGAACGATATTACCAGTGCGGAACTGGGAGATGAATTGCCGCCTGTTTTTAAACTCACCAATATGGTGACTATCGACCGGCGCTATGACAGAGATCCTAATTCAACCAGCAAAATTCAACTTACGGTTACGCCAACTCCTTCAGAAAATACAGGTAACATAGCGCTGCGTTCGGTAATCAATCCGCCTGTTGAAGCAGGAGGAGAGGTGCTTGTAAACTGGACCGTAGACCTGCCAACTGAAGAATTTGACCTGGACTGGACATTTATAGATGAAGAATCAGTCTTTGGTGAACAACTCTCAGCTCCTGGCGGCACCGCCAACCATGAGATGTTCCGCAATAACTTTACCCGTGTAACAGTAAGTGCTGCGCAGGAATATCCTATTACACTTGTGCATCAATCCAAATTCCTGTTGATACGGATCCGCGGGGTGAGGCAAGCTGCGAATGGCCTGAGAGATGAAGATCAGGAATGGTCGGATATCTATGTGCATCCACTGAATAATCCCTGGCATCAGACCAACAAAAACTGGCAATACAGCGCTTCATTTGCAGAAGAAGGAAAGAAAAAAGAAGTGATCAGTTATGCAGATGGTGCTTTGCGGAACAGGCAATCTGTAACAGTGGCCAATCCCGGTGCTTCTGCTTCTGAGGGCTCACAGAAATTTGCGGTAGTGCAGGAAACTGTTTACGATGAATTCGGCAGGCCTGCGATGAGTATTTTACCTGCGCCTATAAAATCGAAAGAGATAAAATATTACCCGGGCCTTAACCTGAATGCAAACCTGCAGCCCTACAATTTCACTAATATGTATGGAACCTCACCGGGATCCCCTGATAAGCCGGATCCCCTGAGTACTACAGGAGGAGGTGCCTCAACCTATTATTCAGCCAATAATCCCTTTTTAGCGGATGATATTCGCTTTAAGTTTGTTCCGAATGCAAATGGATATCCTTTCTCTGTTACCCGCTACACACCTGATAACACAGGCAGGGTAAGCGTGCAGGGCGGAGTAGGGGAAATATTCCAGCCGGGGTCGAACGGGAAGGCTACTTTATTCTTTTATGGAAAACCGGAAGCCTGGGAACTGGACAGGTTATTTGGGAATGATGTAGGTTATGCGCATCACTATCAGAAAAAGATGACGGTAGATCCCAACGGCCAGGTAGCTATTGCTTACGAAGATGCTTCGGGCAAAACAATTGCCACTGCGCTTACAGGAGCCGCACCGGCGAATCTTATGCCACTGGGATCCCAGCCGGTTGTAGCCGCTAAAACCACACCTTTGCTGATACCTTCGCAGTTCAGATTCGACCCGACAAAGTTGACGCTTACTGCTACAGCCAACTACATGGTTTCTTTACCTAATCAGTCTTTTAAGGTGGACTATGTGGTAGAGCAATTGATCTCCAGGTATAGCAGCGCGTTAAGCGGGAATATATGCAGCAATTGCTATTATTCATTAAAGATCACTGTATCAGATGATGATGGGAACATTCAAACCGTTATTGCACAGCCTGCCGTTATAGGTAGTATGCTGAGCAACTGCGATCTGGAACAGCCCAAAGTGGAATCATTTAATTATACACCGGCTAAGATCGGCACCTATTATATCCGTTTTGAATTGGGAATGAGCGAAGATGTGATCGGTACTTATACAGACGATTTCATCAAGCGGAATAAAGACCTGAAAACTGAATTCCAGTTTTTGCTGGAGCAGTTGAATAGAATGGATTTTAAGAATTGCATCAGTGATTGCCAAACCTGTTTAGGCACCCTGGGTGAAAAAGCAAATTTCATGACCCGGGTACGGGAGCAGTTGCTTTTAAACCAGATCGATGTGGTTACTTACCGCACGCAGATAGATGCCTGGTCTGATGGCATGTATGATGTACTGTTTGCCTATTGCCAGAATATCCGTCTCACATGCTCGCAGTCTCCCTGCGATGAATATAAAACACTGATGTTGGCGGATGTTAGCCCTGGAGGGCAATACGCTCTTTTTATGGCTGACGGTACTGCATTGGAACCAACGTTGAATGTAATCTCTAAGTACTGGCGTTCGGAGGTATTTATTCCTTCCGGTCCGGCAGATCCTAATTACCAGGCGACACTGATCAAAAAGGATGATGGCTCATTTACCTCCCCGTACGATGCAAACTTTTCAATAGTTGATCTGATAAAATATTGGGACCCTGCATGGGCAAACCTGTTTCTTCAATATCATCCGGAGCGATGCGCACTTACTTTTTGTGAAGATAATGCCCAATATATCAGATGGGATCAGCGATTAAAACAGGAAATTCAGACAGCTGCACAACTCACTTCACTGCAACCGGGTTTACAATACCTCCGGGATCAGGCGGACTGGCTGGTAAATGCGGATCCTTATTTCCAGAGTGGTGGAAATGGTTTTGCAGATGCAGCAACTTTCCGCCAGGCACTTTTGAACTATTCACAGAAATACCCTAACCAATTTCCAACGGTAAAGAGTTTAACACAGTATGTAGACTATGTACTCTATTGCGCGGATCCTTTTGGAAGCACCAACACCAGCAGCAATGAGGATAAGTGGGTTAATTGTACCCCAGATGTTAATTGCCGGGTTATAGACCGTGAATGGGAGTTGTACCGCGATAAGTACCTCCAGTTGAAAGAAGAATTCTATCAGAATAAACGGAATGGTGAAGGGGGAGAGTGTGCGAACAAATGTATACCCGGCAAATTGGTTTCAGTAGAAAATATATGCCCGGATCCGGCGAGTTTTTCTTTTTACCAGGAGGGAGCCACTTCAGGAGGTATGAAAACACTGAAGGTGAAGTTTGAAGGAAACATGCAATGGGCTGCCTTCAAATTATATCTCACATTGCCAGCTGAGTATGCGAGTGCAGGAAATGAAAAGATAGTTAATCCAAAGACATTTACATGGTCAGTACCTGAAGGTTTACAATTGAATGATATCGTTATCAACAGGGCTGAATGTATCCCTCTTTCTGCTGGTGATTTACCATGTAATGGCAATGCAGGCGTAATAAACCTTTCATCGGCTAATGGTAAAAAAACAGGTGAGTTTAGTTTTACTGATCTGGTGGGTGGATCAACCACAACTTATCATATCGTAAAAGGTTACTCAGATGATCAGCCGATATTGACAGATTATTGTGCTGGTGCTACTGCTGTTTATTATAACTGCCTGCAGGTGAAGATAGGTGCAAATCCTTACCAGTTTTTCAATGTATGGGTGGTAACCTGTACAAATATTGCTGGAAGGAGCATGAACATGAATATGCCACTGAACTCCGTGGCTGCCATGGATTCTGAGACCTGCGGATATGAATATGGACATTTTGATGTAACGACTGAATCTGCCGGTCCTGATAATTTCAGGGTTAAGATATATTCCCGTGCAGTACCGGCTAATACAGATAACATACTGTTGTCTGTGGTGTATTTGGTCCAATTCCAGGGAGGCAGTGAACAGGAAGTATTTACTTTCCATATGCCGCTTGAGCAGAATACAGTCAAATATGGCGGGACGTATAACAACAATGGCACTCTCGGCCAGTTTATCAATATCACTTACTTAAGTATGGAATGTGAGGTCATTCCCCCTGGTGGTGACCCCTGCGATCCTTTACTTGTAAATAAAACTCCGCGTTTTACTACTATAGCTCCTAATGCATCTGCTGATGCAGATCTTAATCAGCTGAACACACAGGCATTGGCTGGGATACAATCGCAGATTGATGTAAACTGCGAAGAAAACGCAGAAACATGGTTGCTGCAAATGGAGGATTGTCTCCGGGAAAAAACTACACTTCTTACTTATAGTGCCAAACGCACTGCATTAAAAGAAGGGTTTATTGCCGTGTGTAAACTGGGCGGTGATCCTGATCATATTTATGGCGCCAGTACTGCGCCTCCCGGCAAGTCCACCACAGTTGGCGGATATACCTCTTTCGGAGATGTTATTCAACAGGTATTGAACGTTCCTGCGTACACTATGGAATGTAATCCCTGGCTGATAGACGGCCCGTATCCGTATAAAGCAAAGATGCAGGGTACTACTACTGTTATAGGTAATACAAATACAGCCATTTGTGAAAAACTCGGAAAGCTTATCGAGGACCATTCAATAAATGGAGCAGGACAGTCCTTCTACCAGTTTGTGAAAAACCGCTTTGGAGATGGTGTAAACGTGACAGAAGCAGAACTTGCCATGCTGGTGAAAGGTTGTACCAATTGCAGGTACTTACTGGAAAAACCGGTGGAACTCCCAGTATTCCTGGACCCAGGTGCAAAAGGCTGTATCAGTTTCCAGGAATACAACAATGCGAAGTCCGCTTTTAACGCAGCTTTAGGTGGGGCTCTAAATCTATCCAACGAAAATTACGAAAGGATGCTGGCTACCTATATGAATCACCAATGGGGATTCACCATGGGCTATGATCAGTATAAAGCCTACGAGGATCTGCTGGCAGTACAACCTTCTGCGGGCTTATGTAACCAACCTGCTTTTGCAGGAAAAGTGAACGACGATCCCCTCGTTTGTTTGATGGGATTAGTGAACGATGCTGCACAGCAGGCAAAATATATGTATGCGAAATACATAGAGGATGAACGAAGGAAATTCAGGAAGAAATATGTAGAGGTTTGTGGAAATACAAAAGCGCGTGCAACGCTGATTGCTCCGCAACAGATCTATCACTATACACTTTATTACTACAACCAGGCAGGTCAATTGATCCGCACCGTTCCTCCTGAAGGTGTGAACCCCTTGTCAGATGCAGATGTAGCAAAGGTGCAGGAAGCCCGTAGTGGTACTATTCAGGCTTGTGGTACCTATGCTGGTCCCGGTGTGGAAGCAAATAAAGAAACTGTGGCAAATGATCTCGGCCACGTGATCAACAACGGGCCGGGTGCACTGGAATTCTGGTTACGTAATACTGGTTTCGGACCTATGCAGGTGCTGCATACTTCTAATGGCACTAAGAAATACATGTTCAACACTTGTCTCAATGGCAACTTCCTGAATGTGGATGTATACGAGCTGGTGCCCGGTGGTAATGAAGTGAGTGTGATCCTTACCCACCATACTGCGGTAAATGTGCAGGGCGCATTGCCATTGAAAGAGTGGACACATATAGTAATGCAGGCCTCCAACCTGCTTACAGATAACCTGCAGATCTATGTAAACGGGGTTTCTTGCCCTGCCGCACCTGAAGCTCCTGCAAGCAGTTGTGGTTTTGACCTGGCTGTTGGTTCCGGAGGGGTTGTGTATCCTGAAAACTATACTGCTGTAAGGCATTTAAGAACATATACTTCTGTATTGTCCGCTGTTAATGTGGGAAGATTATATGCGAACACCTGCATGATTGCTGATGGGGCGGAGAATCCTGGTAATTTAAGGTATTCATGGGCGCAGTTTAACGTTCCTCCTGCTGAACCAGGGGGAGGTGGCCCTACTTCCGGAATAGCCGTAAATGGTGTATACCCAGACCATAAGATGACTACCAATTATGCCTATAATACTTTAGGGCAGGTAGTGAAACAGAAAACCCCGGATGCAGGGATCTCTAACTTCTGGTATGATTACCTGGGGCGTTTGGTACTGTCACAGAATGCAGAGCAGCTGGCACCGGTGCAGGAAGATGCAATTGCCAACAGGTATTCTTACACTAAGTATGAGCGGCTAGGACGTATCGAAGAAGTGGGAGAGGTCTTGAATCTTGGTGCGCTTCCTGCAGCACCTTTCCTTCCGCTGTGGCAATCCGATGGTTTAATAAATGCAGGTACACGTCAGCAGATTACTAAGACTTACTATGATGTAAAACCTTCGGAGCTGAGTTCCCAACCGCTGGAAAACTTACGCAAGAGGGTAGCGGCTTCTATGTATCTGGAAAACAGTTCTGCTGTGCCGGATCAAATGACTTACTATAGCTATGATGCGATAGGGAATGTGAAAACCCTGTGGCAGAAGATAAACGGGCTGGATGTTAAACGGATGGATTATGACTATGACCTGGCGAGTGGTAAGGTAAATATGGTCAGGTACCAATTGCCGGAGAACAACGACCGGTTTATGTATGAGTACAAGTATGATGCAGAAAACCGGCTGGTGAAAGTGAATAATGGCTTTATGAATGGAGGATGGGCTATGCAGAGCTCTAAGACGCAGGCAGCATATGTTTATTACCCTCACGGACCTTTAGCTCGCATGGAATTAGGTGGCGAGAACGATATTCAGGGGGTGGATTATGCATATACACTGCAGGGATGGCTGAAGGGGATGAATGGTAATTTCCTGAACAAAGACGATGATATGGGGAGGGACGGCTCTTCCCTTACTGGCGGCAAGCCATTTGCCCCTGACGCCATGGCCTACTCCTTGAATTACTTTGATGGGGACTTTAGGGCTATTGCAGCGCCTACAGCCTTTGCTTTAGAGTACCAGCGGCCTGCAACATATGATGGGAAACAGCTGTTTAATGGGAATATCGCCGGAGCTATCTTAGCACTTAGTGAGCGGGGAAGCGGTGCCCCTGTTGGTTATACATATGTATATGACCAGTTGAACCGGCTGAAGCATATGCGTCAGCAAAATATTACCAGCACCACCTGGGTTCCCCGCGCAAATCCTGATGATAGTCCATTTATGGAAGATATCAGCTATGATGGTAACGGGAATATCTTAAAGTATATAAGGAATGGAAGTGGGGTTGGAAAGCCATTAGGTATGGATAATCTCACCTATGCCTATGAAACCATTGCAGGGGAAAAGACCAACCGACTGGCGAGTGTAAAAGATGATTTCCCGGTAGGTGGCGGAACCTCTGAGTATGAAAATGATCTTGAGGGTTTAAGAAGTTATAGTTACGATAAAATTGGTAACTTAATTGCTGAAACGGCTACTGATAAGATTTTCTGGACAGCTTATGGCAAGATCAGTAAAGTACTGAAGAATAATCAACGTTTTCTGGAGTATAAATATGATGTTGGCGGCAACCGGGTGAGTAAGGCATATTACCGAGACGGACCAACTTCAAATCCAATTATCACCTGGTATGTTAGAGATGCACAGGGGAATACTTTGGCTACTTATGAAAAGGATCAATCAGGGGTAATAACCTGGAAAGAGCAGCATTTATATGGCAGTAGCAGATTGGGGCTTTGGGAACCCCAAATGAATATTGCCGAGAATAAAGTAGATGAAAAATGGATGGGTGAGGGGAGCAGGGTGTATGAGCTTACGAATCATTTGGGGAATGTGATCTCTGTTCTGTCAGATAAAAAGTTGGGGACACCAACTAATCGTACGCTTGATGTGATCAGCATGCAGGATTATTATCCGTTTGGGATGCCTATGGAGGGAAGGTATGGCTTGATTGCGGGAACAGGGCCAGGGATGAAATCGGGCTATAGGTATGGGTTTAACGGGAAGGAGAATGATAATGAGGTGAAGGGTGAGGGGAGCCAGCAGGATTATGGGATGAGGATTTATGATGCGAAAGTGGGGAGATTCCTATCAGTGGATCCTATTACAAAAATGTATCCGGAATTGACGCCTTATCAATTTGCAAGCAATACGCCAATAATGGCAATTGATATAGACGGAAATGAAGCTTTTGTGAAGACAAATTGGTATGATAAAGAAAGTAAATTGTACCGAACTGTTTTTGAGTTTGATGAGTCGGCAGCAAAACTTCAGGGTGATCTTATACACGAAGTAAATAATTTTGCACTACCAGATAGACGTGGGTCTATTAGTCAAACCTCTACTGCCAATTTTTCACCACTTGATTTTCTTAAGCAAGATGCTCCATATATGAATCTAAATTTTAATGGAGAATATGAACCTATTAAGGGCAACTACCCTGTTTACGACTCCAAATCCAGTGGCCAATCGTTAATGGCTAAATTTGTTATGGGGACAGGCAGTGAAAACAGCGTTGTGTACGGGGGGAAAATTATAGATGATCTAAAAGCATCAGAATCTGTAAAGAGTCTTAAATTGGCCGCGTTTCAAAATTTTTACCAGGACGGTAAACTTAATGCAGGAGAAAGCTTTTCAACATTTTATCATATGGAAAAAGGAAAAGATGGGGTAGAGATATGGGCAAAAGCGATTTCTCAAATATTGCCTGGGCCGTTTCAAGAACCACCAGATGAAAATGAGGCTCTGTCAATTCGTCACTTTATGGGAAGTTATGCGTTTAATGCGTTTGTATTGGATGATGGGAAAACTATTGTGTATACTCTTAGTGATTCCAAAACCTTAGAATCGTTAACAGATCATCAATTTGGTGATAATAGCATTAATAGAAATGGAGGACGAACTCCATTTGGCACAACTTATCAGAAATATATCTGGACAGAACAGGCAAATATGAATTTTATTGAGATATTAAAACCTACTTCTAATTCAAATAAATAA